From the genome of Nocardia sp. NBC_01503, one region includes:
- a CDS encoding ATP synthase subunit C, producing MVTWKEFPLIRAGAASARYGLLIAILLSAGAALAGPAGAQTLAAAENSGGNWAALLGAAISVAASSLAAAIAVAYTGAAALAAVSERPELFGRAMVIVGLAEGIAIYGLVVAVLLIGKA from the coding sequence ATGGTGACCTGGAAGGAATTTCCGCTCATCCGGGCGGGAGCCGCATCGGCCCGATACGGGCTGCTGATCGCGATACTGCTGAGTGCCGGGGCCGCCCTCGCCGGTCCCGCGGGCGCGCAAACGCTGGCGGCGGCGGAGAATTCGGGCGGCAACTGGGCGGCGCTGCTCGGCGCGGCCATCTCGGTGGCGGCCTCCTCGCTGGCCGCGGCCATCGCGGTCGCCTACACCGGCGCGGCCGCGCTCGCCGCAGTGAGCGAACGCCCGGAGCTGTTCGGCCGGGCGATGGTGATCGTCGGGCTGGCCGAGGGCATCGCCATCTACGGACTGGTGGTGGCGGTGCTGCTGATCGGAAAGGCCTGA
- a CDS encoding V-type ATPase 116kDa subunit family protein, protein MSFSDDLGPIRMRRVALIAPSNLLRATLIEVAAAGTVQLDSPEPADHPRPNTPSSAGAVTPVVSAREPDLAELERTGRADLLAGEAELRSRLTGAVRRQDVRALAGWCPQPELATLTTRLAALGAAVVELPTPSGIDPPTLLAGARPMRRAFAPLLRTYGTVPYRDIDPTIAAGIAYIVMFGMMFGDAGHGALLLAGAALLRFGRMRRLARLRQLWPFVAGAGATATCFGVLFGEFFGPTGVLPVVWLAPLDQPLPLLGTAVAVGAVLLAVSYGIGATNRWREGGLRLALYSGTGIAGATTFLGLGVVAAGAVTHIAAVIIAGTTVTALGVTLSAIGTFTESGGGATGVAQAGIGIFDLLVRLGSNVVSFARLAAFGMTHAALGWVVWTGTIAAAGTGRVGPVLAVIVFLAGNVVAFALEALVAGVQALRLEFYELFSRVFVEEGRPFEPWLIRIENSEVDPW, encoded by the coding sequence ATGAGCTTCTCCGATGACCTCGGGCCGATCCGGATGCGGCGGGTGGCCCTGATCGCGCCGTCGAATCTGTTGCGCGCCACGCTGATCGAGGTAGCGGCCGCGGGTACGGTCCAGCTCGACAGTCCGGAGCCCGCGGACCACCCCCGACCGAATACCCCCAGCAGCGCGGGCGCGGTCACACCCGTCGTTTCGGCGCGCGAACCCGATCTCGCCGAACTCGAGCGCACCGGCCGCGCCGATCTGCTCGCGGGTGAGGCGGAACTGCGGTCACGTCTGACCGGGGCGGTTCGGCGACAGGACGTCCGTGCCCTGGCCGGGTGGTGCCCACAACCGGAATTGGCAACGCTCACCACGCGTTTGGCCGCCCTGGGTGCGGCGGTGGTGGAGTTGCCGACACCCTCCGGCATCGATCCGCCGACCCTGCTCGCCGGAGCCAGGCCGATGCGCCGGGCTTTCGCACCGCTGCTGCGTACCTACGGTACGGTGCCCTACCGCGATATCGATCCGACGATCGCGGCCGGGATCGCCTATATCGTCATGTTCGGCATGATGTTCGGCGATGCCGGACACGGCGCGCTACTGCTCGCCGGTGCGGCACTCCTGCGGTTCGGCCGGATGCGCCGGTTGGCGCGACTGCGGCAACTGTGGCCGTTCGTGGCGGGCGCGGGCGCGACCGCGACCTGTTTCGGCGTACTCTTCGGCGAATTCTTCGGCCCCACAGGCGTTCTGCCCGTCGTGTGGCTGGCGCCGCTGGATCAACCACTCCCCCTGCTGGGCACCGCGGTCGCGGTCGGCGCGGTGCTACTGGCCGTGTCCTACGGGATCGGTGCGACGAACCGCTGGCGAGAGGGCGGATTACGCCTGGCGCTCTACTCCGGCACCGGAATCGCGGGTGCGACAACCTTTCTCGGACTCGGCGTCGTGGCGGCGGGAGCGGTGACGCACATCGCGGCGGTGATCATTGCCGGAACGACCGTGACCGCCCTCGGGGTAACCCTGTCGGCCATCGGAACATTCACCGAATCCGGCGGTGGCGCGACCGGCGTCGCCCAGGCCGGAATCGGGATCTTCGATCTGCTGGTGCGGTTGGGCTCGAATGTGGTGTCCTTCGCCCGGCTGGCCGCGTTCGGTATGACCCATGCGGCACTGGGCTGGGTGGTGTGGACGGGCACGATCGCCGCGGCCGGGACCGGGCGGGTGGGACCGGTGCTCGCGGTGATCGTCTTCCTGGCCGGAAATGTGGTCGCGTTCGCGCTGGAGGCGCTGGTGGCGGGTGTACAGGCGCTGCGGCTCGAATTCTACGAACTGTTCTCCCGAGTGTTCGTCGAGGAGGGCCGCCCGTTCGAGCCGTGGCTGATTCGAATCGAGAACTCGGAGGTTGACCCATGGTGA
- a CDS encoding CBS domain-containing protein, which yields MRHNHVADVMTREVVTVRRHAQFHEIARLLATHRISGVPVVDADGRVTGIVTEADLLLRHAQAGGAGPGPVRRRLHRRAISRRLAARTAAELMTTPVITVRATDRLSTAAALLARHGVKRLPVVDANGKPEGILSRRDVLSIHRRSDSDIADEIRGDVLTAAMCVPPSDVSVGVTEGVVSLQGKVERQSMIDIITRLVASVDGVIYVHHELTTDFDDTHLPPPEPENVGILHRFIEPRESPARQQHS from the coding sequence ATGAGGCACAACCACGTCGCCGATGTCATGACACGCGAAGTGGTGACCGTGCGCAGGCATGCGCAGTTCCACGAGATCGCCCGCCTGCTCGCCACGCATCGCATCAGTGGCGTACCCGTCGTGGACGCGGACGGCCGGGTCACCGGCATCGTGACCGAGGCCGATCTGCTGCTTCGCCATGCCCAGGCCGGTGGCGCCGGACCCGGACCGGTCCGGCGGCGACTGCACCGCAGGGCGATCAGCCGCCGCCTCGCCGCCCGCACCGCGGCCGAGCTGATGACCACCCCGGTGATCACCGTGCGCGCCACCGACCGTCTCAGTACCGCCGCCGCGCTGCTGGCCCGGCACGGCGTCAAACGGCTCCCGGTGGTCGACGCGAACGGCAAACCGGAGGGCATTCTGAGCCGCAGAGACGTGCTGTCCATTCACCGCCGTTCGGACTCGGATATCGCCGACGAGATCCGCGGCGACGTCCTCACCGCGGCCATGTGTGTTCCGCCGTCCGATGTATCGGTCGGGGTAACCGAAGGTGTCGTCTCGCTCCAGGGAAAAGTGGAGCGGCAGAGCATGATCGACATCATCACCCGGCTGGTCGCCTCCGTGGACGGTGTGATCTACGTCCATCACGAACTCACCACGGACTTCGACGATACGCATCTGCCACCCCCGGAACCGGAGAACGTCGGCATCCTGCATCGTTTCATCGAACCGAGGGAATCCCCCGCGCGTCAACAGCATTCGTGA